Proteins co-encoded in one Garra rufa chromosome 21, GarRuf1.0, whole genome shotgun sequence genomic window:
- the hhipl2 gene encoding HHIP-like protein 2, whose product MPREPDSLSHHRAKCPEDSFLTKRTKWLQGPFTRVIIIIYLAHLRHALAHPQCLDYQPPFKPPYHLEFCRHYEKFGCCDQKTDNSIAMRYWDIMDLMGDEAYAVCGDLVKDIMCQECSPYAAHLFDAEDPYTPVRHLPGLCNTYCSDFHSKCHFVVKYLTNSRTLQETCDKDRSHFCNLINLADQDYCYPNVLRNNDLYSNLGKVVEDTKGCLQLCLTEVANGLRNPVLMVHSGDDTHRMFVAEQIGFVWVYLKDGSRLEQPFLDISGEVLTTQWLGDERGFLGLAFHPKYRNNGRFFIYYSILINGKLEKIRISEMKVSAHDMNVADPHSERVLLEIEEPAANHNGGQVLFGLDGYLYIFTGDGGKAGDPFGKFGNSQNKSALLGKVLRIDVDGSSVDGKPYKIPPDNPFVKDPDAKPEVYAYGVRNMWRCSVDQGDPLTRYGRGRIFCGDVGQNRYEEVDIIVKGGNYGWRAKEGFECFDMKLCQNSSLDDILPIFAYGHHVGKSVTGGYVYRGCESPNLNGLYIFGDFMSGRLMALEEDKKSGSWKERNVCMGDTKTCSFPGLINHHNKFIISFAEDEAGELYFLATSYPTTTSPFGTLYKFMDPSRRAPPGKCKYKPLPVKVRGKKVPFTPRELTVLGISETPTRSPLEKIIIPTKPPGTRQPTVAKPTTSAPKKKIQGKTTAEKLRQEKLKKTTQAKEKQINVSTKTLKKFPPNKKSMLQTKKDKKATVKPSRNLKLSLKGAPERKKTKPTKPTKPTKPKDVTKPNVWLQKVKETEKQVKKPMKNKPKVTVSKKNQDNSKKTKKSPLSKKRKVFK is encoded by the exons atgccGCGAGAGCCGGATTCACTCAGTCATCATCGTGCAAAGTGCCCAGAGGATAGTTTCCTGACCAAGAGGACCAAATGGCTCCAAGGACCCTTCACACGCGTTATCATAATAATTTATTTGGCTCATTTGAGACATGCTTTGGCACATCCTCAGTGTTTGGACTACCAGCCACCTTTCAAACCCCCTTACCACCTTGAGTTTTGCAGGCACTATGAGAAATTTGGTTGCTGTGATCAAAAAACGGACAACAGTATTGCAATGAGATACTGGGATATTATGGACCTGATGGGTGATGAAGCATATGCAGTGTGCGGTGATTTGGTGAAAGATATTATGTGTCAG GAGTGCTCTCCTTACGCTGCACATTTGTTTGATGCTGAAGACCCGTATACTCCAGTGCGGCACCTACCTGGACTGTGCAATACTTACTGCTCAGACTTCCATAGCAAGTGCCATTTCGTAGTCAAGTACCTAACCAACAGCCGGACGCTTCAGGAGACGTGCGATAAAGACCGCTCGCATTTCTGCAACCTCATTAACCTCGCTGACCAGGACTACTGCTACCCCAACGTCCTGAGGAACAATGACCTGTACAGCAATCTGGGCAAAGTGGTGGAGGACACTAAAGGCTGCCTACAGCTGTGCTTGACGGAAGTGGCCAATGGGCTGAGGAACCCTGTGCTGATGGTCCACAGCGGAGATGATACCCACCGCATGTTCGTAGCAGAGCAGATTGGCTTTGTATGGGTGTATCTGAAAGACGGCAGCCGCTTAGAGCAGCCCTTTCTCGACATTAGCGGGGAGGTGTTGACTACACAGTGGCTGGGAGATGAAAGAGGTTTCCTTGGTCTCGCCTTCCATCCGAAGTACAGAAACAATGGGCGCTTCTTCATCTACTACTCCATTTTGATCAACGGCAAGCTGGAGAAGATTCGCATCAGCGAGATGAAGGTCTCAGCTCATGACATGAATGTGGCAGACCCCCACTCAGAGAG AGTTCTTCTTGAAATTGAGGAGCCGGCAGCAAACCATAATGGTGGGCAGGTTCTGTTTGGTCTAGACGGATATCTATATATCTTTACAGGGGACGGTGGAAAAGCAGGAGACCCTTTTGGCAAGTTTGGAAATTCCCAGAACAA ATCAGCATTGTTAGGAAAAGTGCTTCGGATTGATGTGGATGGTAGCAGTGTAGATGGGAAGCCCTATAAGATTCCTCCAGACAATCCCTTTGTCAAAGACCCTGATGCAAAGCCAGAGGTCTACGCCTACGGTGTGAGGAATATGTGGCGGTGCTCGGTGGATCAAGGGGATCCGCTCACCCGTTACGGGAGAGGAAGAATATTCTGCGGCGATGTGGGTCAAAATCGATATGAGGAGGTTGATATCATTGTGAAGGGAGGAAACTATGGATGGAGGGCCAAAGAAGGCTTTGAATGCTTTGATATGAAACTATGCCAGAACTCTTCTCTAG ATGACATTCTTCCGATATTTGCATATGGACACCATGTTGGGAAATCCGTAACCGGAGGTTACGTGTACAGAGGATGCGAATCACCCAACCTCAATGGTCTTTATATTTTTGGAGACTTCATGAGTGG acgATTAATGGCTCTGGAGGAGGATAAGAAATCTGGGAGTTGGAAGGAAAGGAATGTGTGTATGGGTGACACTAAAACCTGCTCTTTTCCTGGGCTTATAAATCATCACAACAAGTTCATCATctcatttgcagaggatgaagcAG gagaACTTTATTTTCTGGCAACCTCCTACCCAACTACAACGTCTCCTTTTGGCACGCTTTACAAATTCATGGATCCATCCAG GAGGGCTCCTCCAGGAAAATGCAAATACAAGCCACTTCCCGTAAAGGTCAGAGGGAAGAAAGTGCCATTCACACCTAGAGAAT tgactgTGCTTGGCATAAGCGAAACACCTACAAGATCACCGCTGGAAAAGATCATAATCCCCACTAAACCACCAGGCACACGCCAGCCCACTGTGGCCAAACCTACCACATCTGCACCAAAGAAAAAAATCCAGGGCAAAACCACTGCGGAAAAGTTGCGCCAAGAAAAGTTAAAGAAGACGACTCAGGCAAAGGAGAAGCAAATCAATGTGAGCACAAAAACACTAAAGAAGTTTCCTCCTAACAAGAAGTCAATGTTACAAACCAAGAAAGACAAAAAAGCCACAGTAAAGCCGTCTCGCAATCTCAAGCTGTCCTTAAAAGGAGCTCCGGAAAGAAAGAAAACCAAACCAACAAAACCTACAAAACCAACTAAGCCAAAAGATGTGACAAAGCCCAACGTCTGGCTGCAGAAGGTTAAAGAGACTGAAAAACAAGTGAAGAAACCCATGAAGAACAAACCTAAGGTGACGGTTTCTAAAAAGAATCAAGACAACAGTAAAAAGACTAAAAAAAGCCCTCTCTCAAAAAAGAGAAAAGTGTTTAAATAA
- the susd4 gene encoding sushi domain-containing protein 4, which translates to MFHHGDKEGKKSAFGHPVYGQIVLSIILLLLLPPLLVTAFPVNTVVEQFCKDPGVPEHGIRTPSSGVFFENSVARFSCLDGYSLKGPAKIICTRFHNGSVGWKPSLKPVCLSEDCLPPFIEDADVTNRTYRPGDSLIISCHEGFQIRYPDTETMESICQADGTWDNQPTCQGCLRPLIPPHSYMNISETEFSVPVGTVVHYQCFPGYKLEGPEFLECMYNLIWSNLPPRCLDVEACSLPPMIEHGDYMCHPQPCDRYIHGTVVEYYCYPGFSLANDYKYITCQYGQWFPQMQFYCIKDETTWPGFQDSLLTTWKVVACTATSVLLALLLVITGKMFHFKCKSQQSPSEEPEEIRDPNILVVDGVAVPLPSYEEAVSGTYCQPPNDLPPAGLGSSQHSEEQNPPSYPGHTGSQNSVPLDTGEAETCDSISDTSECFQGIQPSSSHAGGLNNISEKTNAITSMEETASTSPSIDIADEIPLVEDGEADC; encoded by the exons ATGTTTCATCATGGTGATAAAGAAGGCAAGAAATCTGCGTTTGGACATCCTGTCTACGGCCAGATTGTTCTCTCGAttatcctcctcctcctcctccctccTTTACTGGTCACCGCCTTCCCGGTTAACACAGTAG TGGAGCAGTTCTGCAAGGATCCTGGTGTTCCTGAGCATGGAATCAGAACTCCAAGTAGTGGCGTGTTTTTTGAAAACTCAGTGGCCAGGTTCTCTTGTTTGGATGGTTATAGTTTAAAGGGGCCAGCCAAGATTATCTGCACGCGCTTCCATAATGGATCGGTAGGCTGGAAACCAAGCCTTAAACCAGTGTGCCTTTCAGAAG ATTGTCTTCCTCCATTCATCGAGGATGCTGATGTCACAAATAGGACGTACAGGCCTGGCGACAGCCTTATTATTAGCTGTCATGAGGGATTTCAGATCCGATACCCTGACACAGAAACTATGGAATCAATCTGTCAGGCTGATGGGACATGGGATAATCAGCCAACTTGTCAAG GCTGTCTCCGGCCTCTGATACCTCCACACAGTTACATGAACATCTCGGAAACAGAGTTTTCTGTGCCTGTTGGAACTGTAGTCCACTACCAGTGTTTTCCTGGTTACAAGTTGGAGGGACCTGAATTTCTAGAATGCATGTATAACCTCATCTGGTCGAACCTGCCACCCAGGTGCCTTGATGTTGAGG CATGCTCTTTACCCCCGATGATAGAACATGGAGATTACATGTGCCACCCACAACCATGTGACCGCTACATTCATGGGACGGTCGTAGAATACTACTGTTATCCTGGCTTCTCTCTAGCGAATGACTACAAGTACATCACGTGCCAGTACGGACAATGGTTTCCGCAAATGCAATTCTACTGCATCAAAGATG AGACAACCTGGCCCGGTTTTCAAGATTCTCTACTAACCACATGGAAAGTAGTTGCTTGTACGGCCACCAGTGTGCTGCTAGCCTTGCTCTTGGTGATCACAGGCAAGATGTTCCACTTCAAATGCAAATCTCAGCAAAGTCCAAG TGAAGAGCCAGAGGAAATCCGAGATCCAAACATCTTGGTTGTAGATGGTGTTGCTGTACCACTTCCCTCTTATGAAGAGGCTGTTAGTGGGACCTACTGCCAGCCTCCAAACGATCTGCCCCCTGCTGGTCTGGGGAGCTCACAGCACTCAGAAGAACAAAACCCACCTTCATATCCGGGGCATACAGGGAGTCAAAACAGCGTGCCGTTGGACACTGGTGAGGCTGAGACCTGTGACAGCATCTCAGACACATCAGAATGTTTTCAAGGCATACAGCCATCTTCCTCCCATGCTGGTGGACTGAATAACATATCTGAGAAAACCAATGCCATCACTTCTATGGAGGAAACCGCCTCCACAAGCCCCAGCATAGACATTGCAGATG AAATTCCTCTCGTGGAGGATGGTGAAGCGGACTGCTGA